The sequence CAGTATCTAAGACCATATTAATACTGGGAGGAGGAATCGGCGGGATTGTGTCGGCAAGCCGGTTGCGCAAGAAACTTCCCAGTGAATACCGCATCATACTCGTGGAAAGGAACCCCATGTATATATTTACCCCGTCCTTTCTCTGGTTGATGACCGGCCTTAGGACAGCAGAGCAAATTTCCCGGCCCCTTACAGAACTGGGTAAGAAAGGGGTCGAGATTGTTACAGGGGATATTCAGCAAATAGACCCTGAGAACAGGACTATCCAGGTCAACGGCAGGGAGATTAAGGGAGACTATCTGATTATTGCACTTGGAGCGGAACTTATTCCCCATAAAATACCCGGATTAGTCGAGGGGGGATATACCTTTTATACATTAGAAGGGGCCGAAGCCTTGCGTGACGCACGACTTGAAATCCGCAAAGGCCGCATTGTCATACTGGTGAGCAGCATTCCTTTTAAATGTCCGGCTGCACCTTATGAGGCCGCAATGCTGATCGAATATGACTGCCGTAAACGCAAGATACGTCAGGATATACAGATTGATCTCTATACCCCGGAACCAGGCCCTATGGGTGTTGCAGGGCCGGAGGTCTCAAGACAGGTACGTCAGATGGTGGAAGAAAAAGATATTCATTTTCACCCTGAACAGACTGTAACCGGGGTTGATACGACAGCCAGGCAGATACGTTTCACCAACGGTATCACAACGGACTATGATCTGCTGATCTACATTCCACCCCATCAGGCGCCCAAGGTGGTGCAGGAAGCTGGACTAACAAATGCAAGCGGATGGATACCTGTCGATCGGGGAACTCTGGAAACCCGTTTTCCAGGTGTTTATACAGTAGGAGATGTTACAGGGATCATGCTCCCGATGGGTAAACCACTTCCCAAAGCAGGTGTGTTTGCGCATGGAGAGGCAGAGGTGGTGGCAAATAATATTATCCATGCGATCACAGGCAAAGGGAAGCCGGCGGTTTTTGAGGGTCATGGGGAGTGTTTTATCGAAACGGGAGATGGAAAGGCAGGCTTCGGCAGGGGTAATTTCTTTGCAGAGCCTGTACCACAGGTTAAAATACGCGGACCAAACCGTACCCTCCACCTCGGAAAGGTTGCCTTCGAAAAGTTCTGGTTGTTTGAATGGTTTTAGTATATCTTGGGCAGACATATAAATAAGAGGAATTTTAAGGATGGACAAGGAGATTTTTGAACTGCATGCCAGTATCTGCCAGATTATGGCAAACGCAAAGAGACTGGAGATTATCAACATTCTTG comes from Nitrospirota bacterium and encodes:
- a CDS encoding NAD(P)/FAD-dependent oxidoreductase, translated to MAVSKTILILGGGIGGIVSASRLRKKLPSEYRIILVERNPMYIFTPSFLWLMTGLRTAEQISRPLTELGKKGVEIVTGDIQQIDPENRTIQVNGREIKGDYLIIALGAELIPHKIPGLVEGGYTFYTLEGAEALRDARLEIRKGRIVILVSSIPFKCPAAPYEAAMLIEYDCRKRKIRQDIQIDLYTPEPGPMGVAGPEVSRQVRQMVEEKDIHFHPEQTVTGVDTTARQIRFTNGITTDYDLLIYIPPHQAPKVVQEAGLTNASGWIPVDRGTLETRFPGVYTVGDVTGIMLPMGKPLPKAGVFAHGEAEVVANNIIHAITGKGKPAVFEGHGECFIETGDGKAGFGRGNFFAEPVPQVKIRGPNRTLHLGKVAFEKFWLFEWF